In Rahnella variigena, one DNA window encodes the following:
- the sufD gene encoding Fe-S cluster assembly protein SufD gives MAGLPTKSNAPAAGSSHAMQQLYRLFESRGGEQSTHAHAHWQQVLRLGFPHAKLEDWKYTPVSSLLGNQFFAPQQQALTVEQVKSLALPVDCYRLVFIDGRFDADLSDSDTGAFEIEKLSPAAQQTLPDPIQSEVFLHLTESLAQDSLSVRLPAGKQAEKPLYLLHLSSGRDQSREMNTVHHRYHLAIEGGANAEVIEHYLSLNDHGHFTGARMTVNVGDNADFTHYKLAFESQASFHFSHNDLVIGRDARVASHSFLLGAGLTRNNTSAQLNGENSELNINSLVLPVDSEIADTRTYLEHNKGYCNSNQLHKVIVNDRAKAIFNGMIKVAQHALKTDGKMTNNNLLLGKHTEVDTKPQLEIYADDVKCSHGATVGRIDDEQLFYLRTRGISGQDAQQMIIFAFAAELTEAIENETLREVVIARIAGRLNRGK, from the coding sequence ATGGCTGGCTTACCGACGAAGAGTAATGCACCTGCGGCGGGCAGTTCGCACGCCATGCAGCAGCTTTACCGTCTTTTTGAAAGCCGTGGCGGTGAACAATCCACTCACGCTCATGCACACTGGCAACAGGTGCTGCGCCTGGGTTTCCCGCACGCAAAACTGGAAGACTGGAAGTACACTCCGGTCTCTTCACTGCTGGGTAATCAGTTCTTTGCTCCGCAGCAACAGGCACTGACTGTTGAACAGGTTAAATCGCTGGCGCTGCCAGTGGATTGCTACCGTCTGGTATTCATTGATGGCCGTTTCGATGCGGATCTCAGTGATTCTGATACCGGTGCTTTTGAAATTGAAAAACTGAGCCCGGCGGCGCAACAGACGTTGCCTGATCCGATTCAGTCAGAAGTGTTTTTGCACCTGACCGAAAGCCTGGCGCAAGATTCCCTATCTGTACGTTTGCCCGCGGGCAAGCAGGCCGAGAAGCCGCTGTATCTTTTACATCTGAGCAGCGGTCGTGACCAGTCACGCGAAATGAACACCGTACATCATCGCTATCATCTGGCGATTGAGGGCGGTGCGAATGCAGAAGTGATCGAACATTATCTCAGCCTGAACGATCACGGCCATTTCACCGGAGCACGTATGACGGTGAATGTGGGCGATAATGCCGATTTCACGCATTACAAACTGGCCTTTGAAAGTCAGGCAAGTTTCCACTTCTCGCATAACGATCTGGTTATCGGTCGCGATGCACGTGTTGCCAGCCATAGCTTCCTGCTGGGAGCGGGTCTGACCCGTAATAACACCAGTGCTCAGCTTAACGGTGAAAACAGCGAGCTCAACATTAACAGCCTGGTTCTGCCGGTTGATTCTGAGATTGCTGATACCCGTACTTATCTGGAACACAACAAAGGTTATTGCAACAGCAACCAGTTGCATAAAGTGATCGTGAACGATCGTGCTAAAGCGATTTTCAACGGCATGATCAAAGTGGCGCAGCACGCACTGAAAACCGACGGCAAAATGACCAACAACAACTTGTTGCTGGGCAAACACACTGAGGTTGATACCAAACCGCAGCTGGAAATTTATGCCGATGATGTGAAGTGCAGCCACGGTGCTACTGTGGGTCGTATCGACGACGAACAGCTTTTCTATCTGCGTACCCGTGGGATCAGCGGTCAGGATGCACAGCAAATGATCATCTTTGCTTTTGCCGCTGAACTGACGGAAGCCATTGAGAATGAAACCCTGCGTGAAGTCGTGATTGCCCGTATTGCAGGCCGGCTAAATCGAGGTAAGTAA
- the sufS gene encoding cysteine desulfurase SufS, whose product MSFPLERVRSDFPVLSREVNGQPLAYLDSAASAQKPRQVIQREMSFFEQGYAAVHRGIHTMSAEATEQMENVRTQAAQFMNAASAEEIVFVKGSTEAINLVANTWGREFLQPGDHIILTEMEHHANIVPWQMLAKERDLHIDVWHLTPQGELDLSQLESLITPRTKLLTLAHVSNVLGTVNPIEKIIPQAKAAGLTVLVDGAQAVMHHAVDVQALGCDFYVWSGHKLYGPTGIGILYGRKALLEQMPPWEGGGSMIKHVSLTEGTTFAAAPWRFEAGTPNTGGIMGLGAAIEYVTELGLENIHAYEQELMAYALKAMEQVPDIQIYGPATRAGVIAFNLGKHHAYDVGSFLDQYGIAIRTGHHCAMPLMSFYGVPAMCRASLAMYNTREEVDRLVAGLQRIHRLLG is encoded by the coding sequence ATGAGTTTTCCACTGGAAAGAGTACGTAGCGATTTCCCTGTGCTGAGCCGTGAAGTTAACGGCCAGCCGCTGGCCTACCTTGATAGCGCGGCCAGCGCACAGAAACCGCGTCAGGTCATTCAACGTGAAATGTCTTTCTTCGAGCAAGGTTATGCTGCGGTTCACCGCGGCATTCACACCATGAGCGCGGAAGCCACCGAGCAGATGGAAAACGTCCGCACGCAGGCCGCACAATTCATGAATGCTGCGTCGGCAGAAGAAATTGTCTTCGTGAAAGGTTCCACGGAAGCCATTAACCTGGTCGCCAATACCTGGGGGCGTGAGTTTTTACAGCCCGGCGACCATATCATTCTGACCGAAATGGAACACCACGCGAACATCGTGCCATGGCAGATGCTGGCGAAAGAACGTGATCTGCATATTGATGTCTGGCACCTGACGCCGCAGGGAGAGCTGGATTTATCGCAGCTTGAATCCCTGATCACGCCGCGCACTAAATTGCTGACGCTGGCGCATGTTTCTAACGTGCTGGGCACCGTTAACCCGATCGAAAAAATCATTCCTCAGGCGAAAGCAGCAGGGCTGACCGTTCTGGTGGATGGCGCGCAGGCGGTGATGCATCACGCGGTTGACGTTCAGGCGCTGGGTTGTGATTTCTATGTCTGGTCCGGGCACAAACTTTACGGACCTACCGGTATCGGCATTCTGTACGGTCGCAAAGCGTTGCTGGAGCAAATGCCACCGTGGGAAGGCGGCGGCTCAATGATCAAGCATGTCAGCTTGACCGAAGGGACGACCTTTGCCGCGGCTCCGTGGCGCTTTGAAGCGGGTACTCCAAATACCGGCGGTATCATGGGGCTGGGCGCCGCCATTGAATATGTGACTGAACTGGGTCTGGAGAATATCCACGCTTATGAACAGGAGCTGATGGCTTACGCGCTGAAAGCGATGGAGCAGGTGCCGGATATTCAGATCTATGGCCCGGCGACGCGTGCAGGAGTGATTGCGTTCAATCTGGGTAAACACCACGCCTATGATGTCGGCAGCTTCCTTGATCAATACGGTATTGCCATTCGCACCGGTCATCACTGTGCGATGCCGTTAATGTCCTTCTACGGTGTACCGGCTATGTGCCGCGCATCGCTCGCGATGTACAATACCCGTGAAGAAGTCGACCGACTGGTCGCAGGACTGCAACGTATTCACCGGCTGTTGGGGTAA
- the sufE gene encoding cysteine desulfuration protein SufE, with the protein MALPDKNKLVKNFSRCPNWEEKYLYVIELGGQLPALAEEHRQDENLISGCQSQVWIVMRTDENGALTFEGDSDAAIVKGLVAIVFSLYQGLTPRDVVELDVRPFFTELELSQHLTPSRSQGLEAMIRSIRAKAAELS; encoded by the coding sequence ATGGCTTTGCCCGATAAAAATAAGTTAGTCAAAAACTTTTCCCGGTGCCCGAACTGGGAAGAGAAATATCTGTACGTGATCGAACTGGGTGGCCAGTTACCGGCTTTGGCGGAAGAACATCGTCAGGATGAAAACCTGATTTCCGGTTGCCAGAGCCAGGTATGGATTGTGATGCGTACTGATGAAAACGGTGCGCTGACCTTTGAGGGTGACAGTGATGCTGCCATCGTGAAAGGTCTGGTGGCGATCGTGTTCAGCCTGTATCAGGGTCTGACTCCGCGTGATGTGGTAGAGCTGGATGTGCGTCCGTTCTTCACGGAGCTGGAACTGAGCCAGCATCTGACGCCTTCACGCTCGCAAGGGTTAGAAGCGATGATCCGCTCGATTCGTGCTAAGGCTGCTGAGCTGTCTTAA
- a CDS encoding L,D-transpeptidase family protein, translating into MRRALPLLAMLVGTFMATHSMTASAAEYPLPPDNSRLIGENTTYVVPNDGKPLEDVAAKYQIGLIAMLEANPGTDPYLPKAGTVLTIPSQMLLPDTKREGIVVNLAELRLYYYPKGEDKVIVYPIGIGQLGRNTPEMVTSVSQKIPNPTWTPTANIRKAYLKDGITLPGMVPAGPDNPMGLFAMRLSAGTGQYLIHGTNANFGIGMRVSSGCIRLRPDDIEALFNSVPKGTRVQIVNQPIKYDVEPDGKRYIEVHQPLSHTEKDDPQTKPIPLTAAMKKFIRNDETNAAMVKEAITRRSGMPVVVSVGDKATDTPPPVNEPQTAASAQQSDVTTASTQ; encoded by the coding sequence ATGAGACGCGCATTACCCCTTCTGGCAATGTTAGTTGGCACGTTTATGGCAACGCATTCCATGACCGCAAGTGCAGCAGAATACCCTTTGCCGCCGGATAATAGCCGCCTGATTGGCGAAAACACGACTTATGTGGTGCCGAATGACGGCAAACCACTGGAAGACGTGGCAGCGAAATACCAGATTGGCCTGATCGCCATGCTGGAAGCCAATCCCGGCACGGATCCTTATCTGCCGAAAGCGGGAACCGTACTGACTATCCCTTCACAAATGCTGTTACCTGACACGAAACGTGAAGGTATCGTGGTGAATCTGGCAGAACTGCGTCTGTACTACTATCCGAAAGGCGAGGATAAAGTCATCGTCTATCCGATTGGTATTGGCCAGCTGGGTCGTAACACGCCGGAAATGGTCACCTCAGTCAGCCAGAAAATCCCTAACCCTACGTGGACGCCGACGGCCAACATCCGCAAAGCGTATCTGAAAGACGGCATTACGTTGCCGGGAATGGTACCTGCTGGTCCGGATAACCCGATGGGACTTTTTGCGATGCGTCTGTCGGCCGGAACAGGGCAGTATCTGATCCACGGTACCAATGCCAACTTTGGTATTGGTATGCGCGTGAGTTCCGGCTGTATTCGTCTGCGTCCGGACGATATCGAAGCGCTGTTTAACTCAGTTCCTAAAGGGACCCGCGTGCAGATTGTGAATCAGCCAATCAAGTATGACGTGGAGCCCGACGGTAAGCGTTATATCGAAGTGCATCAACCTTTATCGCACACCGAAAAGGATGACCCGCAGACCAAACCGATTCCGCTGACTGCAGCAATGAAGAAATTCATCAGGAACGATGAGACTAATGCTGCAATGGTGAAAGAGGCGATTACCCGCCGCTCAGGTATGCCTGTCGTGGTGAGTGTGGGTGATAAGGCAACAGATACGCCACCACCTGTTAATGAGCCGCAGACGGCAGCTTCGGCACAACAATCTGACGTGACAACCGCAAGCACGCAGTAA
- a CDS encoding major outer membrane lipoprotein: protein MNRTKLVLGAVILASTMLAGCSSNAKIDQLSSDVSTLNSKVDQLSNDVNAMRSDVQAAKDDAARANQRLDNQAHAYKK from the coding sequence ATGAATCGCACTAAACTGGTACTGGGCGCTGTAATCCTGGCTTCAACTATGCTGGCTGGTTGTTCAAGCAATGCTAAAATCGACCAACTGTCTTCAGACGTTTCTACTCTGAACTCTAAAGTTGACCAACTGAGCAACGACGTGAACGCAATGCGTTCTGACGTTCAAGCAGCTAAAGACGATGCAGCTCGCGCTAACCAACGTCTTGACAACCAAGCTCACGCTTACAAGAAGTAA